The DNA window AAAAATCCGGGGTGCAGATAAACTTCTTTTTTGTCACGACCTCGTGGAGTAACTCGGGCAGGGCCGGTTCTTCGCCTTTTAGTGGACTCTCTCCACGGTTCAGCATCTCGATCTTGTACCCGGAAGATGGAGACGCCCGCTGGAATCCATAGACCTGCGTGAACGCTTCCGAGGCGGCGAAGAGGACTGCAGCTGGAATACCGACATATCCCATCCCAACAACTCCGACAGTGTGGATGGGTCCCCGTTGGGCGAGAGAAGAGGATAGGAGTGCATTCATCATAAGAACCTCCTATCCCGTTAAATTCTGTGATATCTTCTCTGCCACCTGCAGATCGAGCAAGGCCTGTTCAGGGGTGACCACGAACGGTTTCTTCGCAGATGCGCAGGTGAGAAAGGTGATCAGTTCTCGTCGTAATGGCTCCTGTTTGGGGACCAGCACCTTCTCAATGATGTTCTCCTGCATATAGCGATCATTGTCGATATTGTACTGTCCTGGTTTTCGGTACACTGCGATCTCCTGGCTCATGTAATCACCCTCGATCGTGCAGTCCTCCTCTTCGATATAGATCGAACGGATCTTCTTGGATGCCTTCCTGCTTGCAGACATGTAGATGGTCGTCCCGTTCATCTTGCAGAGTGCGCCACAGGCATCCACCGTCCCGGAGCTCTGTAACCGGTAATTCCCGTTGTTGAAGAGGTTGAAGACGACATCAATATCATGGATCATCAGATCCTCGACGACCGAGGTTCCCGATATCCGTGCCGATGCAGGGTTATGCCGGTTCGTTTCAATGTACAGGGGTTTCTTGACAATCCGGCGGAGTTCATCAACAATCGGGTTAAAGCGTTCGATATGACCGACCCCCACCGTCAGGTCCCTGGGGATCAGGGGAAGCAGTTTCTTTGCAAGAGTAGCAGAACTGCAGATCGGTTTCTCAATTAAAGCATGGACCCCTGCCGCAAAGACAGCAGTTGCTACGTCATGATGATACTGGGTCGGGACACAGATACTGACGGCGTCGACCTGATCCAGGAGTTTTTCGACCGTTGGGCAGATCCTTCCCCCATTTGAGTGTGCAACCTCTTCTGCGGCTTTGGTGTTCAGGTCGGTCACCCAGAGTGAATCGACCTGTTTGAGTTCTGAGTACAGGCGGGCGTGATTTCTTCCCATCACTCCAACGCCAATGACACCAACATTCATTCAAGTCACCCCTTTGAATATTTCACAGAATGTCACTGCATATCTATTGTTATCAATACCGATCAACCACCGGAAAATAGTTTTTTCTCTCATGGAAACGCCTCACGTCTGTGGCTGGTAATGGAGCCAATCTATTTATAACTAACCATTACCAATTCAATTTTATTTACCGTCCAATCAAACCAATCCCTGAGTTCACGATCTGGGAACGAGTATACGCTCATTGTGGAGGTGAAGACGTGAATTGGGTTTGGGATCTCGTGAAGAGTTTATAATCTGGTACGACGATTGACCGTCAGGTCGTCTATTTTTTTGGGCCGTACCCTGATCGATCTTTTCTTGAAAGTGTTTAAATATTAATACGTATATTTCCCTCCATTCTTTGAGCCGTATTGAGGTCCCCACTATTCCGAGAAAAAAAGGATCATATGATCTCTCTGGAGACCTTGGCGGTTGCGGGTGGTGGTGTCGTATGGATATGGAAAGAATACCGATTCGTGCTGAAGTTGCGGGGACTGCTGCATATACAGGGACTTTTGTGCCCAACGCACTCCCCAAGTATGAGGAACCCACATATCGAGGAAAACGGATTGCAGTCGTTGTTCCTGCGTACAACGAGGAGTTACTGATTGGCGAAACACTTGGAAAAATTCCTGATTTTGTTGCCCGGGTATATGCCGTGAACGATTGTTCAACCGATCAGACCCAGAAGATCCTTGATTCATTCGCTTTACACGATAAATCCCTCATTCCACTACGGCATGATGTGAATAAAGGGGTTGGTGCTGCGATCGTCACAGGATATAAAAAAGCATTGGAGGACGGGATGGACATTGTCGCAGTGATGGCAGGAGATGACCAGATGGATCCATCATTTCTGCCAGATCTCCTTGATCCCATTGTCGATAACAAATGTGATTACACCATGGGCAACCGGTTGATCAGCACCCCCTACCAGAAAGGGATGAGTTTCTGGCGATTTTTTGGCAACAGCACCCTCACCATGCTCACCAAGATCGCTTCCGGCTACTGGCAGATGATGGATCCCCAGAACGGGTACACCGCGATCTCCAGACGCTCGCTCGAACAGATCAACCTCGATGATGTCTACCCTCGTTATGGATACTGTAACGACCTGCTTGTCAAACTCAATGTCAATGGTTTCCGGGTCATCAATGTCCCGCATCCGGCACGGTACGGTCTGGAGAAATCGGGGATCAACTACAGCACATATATTCTGAAGGTTTCAAGACTGCTGCTCTGTGACTTTCTCTGGCGGTTAAAGATGAAGTACCTTGTGCTGAGTTTCCACCCGCTGGTCTTCTTCTATGGGGCAGGAACTTTATTTTTAACCATCAGTGTAATTGGAGGCCTGTATTCGTTTTATTATAAATTTATCCAGCATCAACCGATCTTTATTCCTCTGGTGTTGTCTCTCATCATCTTTGGAATAGGGTTACAGGCGCTCTTCTTTGCGATGTTTTTCGATATGCAACAGGAGATGGAGGAGAACCGGTGGTATACATAATCCGATGGACTCATCGAGTCATGACTCGACCCTGAGATGATCCTCACGTGATCGGGTCACCCTTTTTTTGCATCCTTGACAGGATGTTCAGAGATCCGTGATAGAAGAGAGGGTTTTGTTTGAGAATGAAATGGATGAATCTGGAGAGGTGAGTGGTAATTATCGGTTGAGGAGATACCTGATTCTCCGGTTCATCCATATTTTGAGATGAACTCATGGGTGGTCTCTGTTAGTCTCAAAAA is part of the Methanosphaerula palustris E1-9c genome and encodes:
- a CDS encoding Gfo/Idh/MocA family protein, with the protein product MNVGVIGVGVMGRNHARLYSELKQVDSLWVTDLNTKAAEEVAHSNGGRICPTVEKLLDQVDAVSICVPTQYHHDVATAVFAAGVHALIEKPICSSATLAKKLLPLIPRDLTVGVGHIERFNPIVDELRRIVKKPLYIETNRHNPASARISGTSVVEDLMIHDIDVVFNLFNNGNYRLQSSGTVDACGALCKMNGTTIYMSASRKASKKIRSIYIEEEDCTIEGDYMSQEIAVYRKPGQYNIDNDRYMQENIIEKVLVPKQEPLRRELITFLTCASAKKPFVVTPEQALLDLQVAEKISQNLTG
- a CDS encoding glycosyltransferase family 2 protein; protein product: MDMERIPIRAEVAGTAAYTGTFVPNALPKYEEPTYRGKRIAVVVPAYNEELLIGETLGKIPDFVARVYAVNDCSTDQTQKILDSFALHDKSLIPLRHDVNKGVGAAIVTGYKKALEDGMDIVAVMAGDDQMDPSFLPDLLDPIVDNKCDYTMGNRLISTPYQKGMSFWRFFGNSTLTMLTKIASGYWQMMDPQNGYTAISRRSLEQINLDDVYPRYGYCNDLLVKLNVNGFRVINVPHPARYGLEKSGINYSTYILKVSRLLLCDFLWRLKMKYLVLSFHPLVFFYGAGTLFLTISVIGGLYSFYYKFIQHQPIFIPLVLSLIIFGIGLQALFFAMFFDMQQEMEENRWYT